Proteins encoded by one window of uncultured Bacteroides sp.:
- a CDS encoding 4Fe-4S binding protein, which translates to MSEVLKSTKRKYKWEIELPKINPELCIGCGECKAICPMEALIITSEIIFIDENKCGKCRLCAAVCPVEAIN; encoded by the coding sequence ATGTCTGAAGTCTTGAAATCTACAAAGAGAAAATACAAATGGGAAATAGAACTCCCTAAAATTAATCCGGAACTTTGCATTGGTTGTGGGGAATGTAAGGCTATCTGTCCAATGGAGGCTTTAATTATTACTAGTGAAATCATATTTATTGATGAGAATAAATGTGGAAAATGCCGATTGTGTGCAGCTGTATGTCCTGTAGAAGCTATTAATTAA
- a CDS encoding universal stress protein, which yields METSKKKKVLIAIDYDKSAEVVAEAGFAMAKAMNAEITLLHVLYEQPNYYIESPAVYEFQIQHIANFKVSLQNFLNETKKRLGDESIDTIIKDGQIATTILETAKETEADIIVLGTHSRNWLDNLFVGNDARAVLKKTTIPLYIVPIKTENK from the coding sequence ATGGAAACAAGCAAAAAGAAAAAAGTATTGATAGCCATTGATTATGACAAAAGTGCAGAAGTGGTTGCTGAAGCTGGTTTTGCAATGGCAAAAGCAATGAATGCAGAGATTACATTGCTACATGTATTATATGAACAGCCCAATTATTATATTGAAAGTCCTGCTGTTTATGAATTTCAAATTCAACATATCGCAAACTTTAAAGTATCATTGCAGAATTTTTTAAATGAGACAAAGAAGCGTCTTGGCGACGAATCTATTGACACAATAATTAAGGATGGTCAGATAGCCACCACAATTCTGGAAACTGCAAAAGAAACAGAGGCTGACATCATAGTTTTAGGGACTCATAGCCGAAACTGGCTCGATAATCTCTTTGTGGGAAATGATGCAAGAGCTGTATTAAAAAAAACTACAATTCCACTTTATATTGTTCCTATTAAAACAGAAAACAAATAG